Part of the Candidatus Methanoperedens sp. genome is shown below.
ATCCTTGTTATCGAAGAAATTGCTGCGCCACCTATTTCGATCGGCGAAATGCTATCAAGGTCGGCCCTGACAAGATCATTATCAAAGGGGATCGAACCAATAACAGGTAAATCGTATATTTTTAATTTTTTTTCGATATCCGGCACTTCATCACCCGCTTTATTTATGACAATGCCGAATTTGTCTATCCCGATCTGGCGACCGAGTTCCGCAATCCTGCCTGCTGTTTCAATTGACCTTGCGCCCGGTTCTACTACAATTACCATATAGTCTATTCCTTTTGTAGTGCCGCGCCCCAGGTGCTCTACACCTGCTTCCATATCAAGTATCACGACACTGTTCAATTTAAGGATCACATGGCGCATAAGGGCTTTAAGGAAT
Proteins encoded:
- a CDS encoding cobalamin biosynthesis protein CobN, with product MTKIAISGKGGVGKTTLAGTLARLFARKGYDVLAIDADPSMNLASALGIKNPPGPLTQYKELIDERAGGPAGVFKLNPKVDDIVDKFGVTGPDNVKLLVMGTVERGGSGCMCPASSFLKALMRHVILKLNSVVILDMEAGVEHLGRGTTKGIDYMVIVVEPGARSIETAGRIAELGRQIGIDKFGIVINKAGDEVPDIEKKLKIYDLPVIGSIPFDNDLVRADLDSISPIEIGGAAISSITRIFEKLSDKME